The Lycium barbarum isolate Lr01 chromosome 4, ASM1917538v2, whole genome shotgun sequence nucleotide sequence tgttatggtgaagtgaatggaacgataacaatccttgttgtcttggaaaaatggttatcaagttgttgtaggaaagtatgcaactttgttatggtttatgtaaaaatggaaatgaaagtatcaagaggcaaattatgattattgttgatgaatttggaagatggaaatgtataattaacttgtatgttgaaagttaggaaaaattggataagtagtggcttaatggatagttggtatgttttgcatatcctgtgtatattgtgtggaaatggtatgatatgcctccgacgtatgttgtgatgattttgatggttgatgaatatgaaaatgataagtttggtttggaaatgtaagtttgaaacgaaagatgtttcgttatgtcgaaagatggctagtgatgccatagtgtatgttttaatgtctattgttgttttgatgtcattctgggttgttgtgttgatgaatgagccaagctaagtctcggggatgtcttatatacagaggaaatgatgccgaaatttcggtaggcaagtatgtgttaagttggattattgaaaagtttgaaactaacaaatggtaaacttgaccatttctagatttttgacgaaattgggattgacgccaagcgagcgtaaggcgctatcgaggtatgtgaagcattcccctatgttcctaggcatgttctggatgtggtaggctcggccgcgagccttaagtacgactccgttccccggaattcgagacggaaaaccgctccaattccttcaattcaattgaagctattttcttacaaattgtctttaaagtgaatttttgtacaaaacttccttaaacggagtcggaacacttccaaacgactatggatgacctcataaggtctattagcaataatttacctatgtagcctcgagttggtccgaggcgggcccacaaggcccgatatcttctgtaaaattttaaatacttccgttttggtccgattttctctaaaaacttctggactattattttgtgtatgatatggctatttttgtgtaatttatacaacatgatttctgaacatctgagaatccaattctgataataatctgtcgtgccttcccaactaggatataggcgcgtactatgcatactatctggatattctgattttggctcgccgtttggcacccttcagtttgattgagtctgtatgttgagtctgtatgtaagtagtttctcatttatcggttcgtgtctgtctcaatgcattctttcactgcgacccgggccaggttctgttatcgtgcatatttctctgcattgttcaccgcgtccctcggcgtgcgggccgggatttgtatgtctatatgatattatgatctgtgtatggggatggcggccaggatggcatatgatctgatctgattctgtctgtccaccgcgttccgtactaagagggccgggttctgttaccgcgcccccagacagggtcgggatctgtatgaatgtatgtgtgtgccatctgtatttatataagcacatgtctctgtatgattctgtatgactctgtactactctgcatgcataattctgtccgacatacttctgtctgtccgtctgaattacgactatgtctgtatgtccgtatggcttctgattctgtatgtccgtatggattctgattctgctcgtctgtccgtattatgattccgtctgtctgtccgaaccataattctatttatttgtatggaacactattctgtatgtctgtctggatcatgactctgtccgtcagtctgatttatggttctgtccgttatatttctgtgattccggttcggactatgcttatatctgttatatttctgctttacatactcggtacatttttcgtactgacccccgttcttcgggggctgcgttacatgcccgcaggtatagacgcgccaggtgatacgccgccagtataggtttctgatccagctgttttgaggagctcctttgatccggagcgtatatttttggtatatatcttctgttttctgtacactctgtatgtatggatattctgggtacggcggggccctgtcccgtcatatgattctgtatgtctgtagaggcctgtagatagatgtgtgggttacgggtttcgtctgtatgttagccttatcggcttatctgtaaatgtttgtatgttcaggtatatatatatatatggtcgcgcgcgtgccgtatttgtaccggcctacttctgtaatacccgtttgaaaaaaaaaaatctgtacgatacgaaattcgatcaggtaggtatgtacgggtacccagctagggtgccagtcgcggcccacggggttgggtcgtgacaaaattgtcCTGAACCAAATAGGTTCCCTCAGATCCAATCAAAATGTGCTTGTGGAAGAATGACCATCTTCATGTAGTCATATCTATTTTTCAAATTATTCCACAgcataagaggatctttaacagtgagatattccaaTTTCAAACTCTCATCAAGGGGCGAAGGAATATCATTGCTTTAGCACAGACATGATCTGATGCCTGATTTTTATCTTTAATGGTGTCTACCAGATCCAACACATCAACATAGATTTCACCATCAAGCACCCAAGATGAGCTTTTTCCCTATATATCTGGGACAACAAATTTAAGTTTAGAAGATTTACCATTAATTGAGATAAAATAAAGCCATACGTTCGTGGCTTTCAATGTATTTGCTCAGCATGATAGAGTCTCGTGTTGATAATGtgttatgaaataatattaaaagtacaCGACAACAAAAAATATAAGCCAAAGAAATTGGGGGAGAGAGATTTTATTACTCTTTCAATTGATGTATGTAAATGAACTGAATTgacttcctatttatagaagaaAGGAAGCTACCGCGAGGCTTTCCGGAAATCGCCTGCTTGAGCTACTTATAAGTTGTCTACTTGATTGCAAGCCTGAGGAAGCTGCTGGTAAGCTGTCTGCTTGATTGTAAACTTATGCAGTTGAATGTGTATTTGAACGGATACCCATAATACGATGTATTTATAATAATCTTGAAATTGTTGTCTTAGTCCTAGATTTATTGGAGACGTCTTAAAAGGAGACCCATTTAACTGTTTTAGTCAAGTCTTCCTCTATAGAGTCAAGGTCTTTCAACCTCTCTCAGGTATTGGTCAATACCTACCTACCATCATATCGTGAATTTTGGTTTTGGGTTAGTCTTTCAATGGTGTTTCCAAAGAaaaaacaccccccccccccccccccccacctcctctttttttttttttccttcctctCTTTTTTAGAAGTCAAGGTTAAAATGTTGTTTCCTCTTCAGAGCAccccttttatatacataaaactTGACGAAATTGCACGATTCACCCGTCAAATgggctgatctttaatttctgTCCTTTAAAAATCGAACTCATGCAAAGcagggcataagttctttaaggacaCAGGGCATAACTTGCGAGATATTATGATGTGAAAACATAAATTTGTACCCCATGAAATTTTGGGGGATAAGTTCTTTAAGGATACAGAGcatagcttgtgagatattatgatgtGAAAATATAAACTTGTGCCTAACGAAAAAATTATTTGTTACGAGgagtaaaaattaaagacaaggACAAAACAAAGACATAATGCCAGTGACCAATAAAACGTTGTGCTAGTTGAGGTCTAGCCTGAGTTGATGGCGGGTTTTGAGTCCCTGCCCAACCTTGCAATACTTATCTAGCCCATTCGAATTGGCAAAAAGGTTCTTGGAAATTAAATAACTAAATTCTTCTTTCATTTAACTTTTTGGTTGTAATCTACTTCCATCAACGAGGGTCAACTTGATTAATTTTAAACTTTAATTCGTCATGGATACATGTAGTTATTAGACGACCAAGATCTGTCATATATGAGTAAGAAGCAACAATAAAAGAACGAGTATAATGCCAAAAAATATGAAATGTGTgtataagtaggcgtttggccatgaaaaccaaatatttttttcacttcatttggtattttggagttagagttgaagatggagttgtgtttggttataatttttgcaaagaatatttggttatttgaatgtattaaaagtgaaaaaagtgggaaaaaaaagtgaaaaacaagttttgaccctttttcaaatttcaaatataactttaaattgtatttgaaatttttatgatCAAACACtataaagtgaaaaaagtgaaaaaaaatgaataattctctTGGACAAATGGGACCTAAGATTATAACGCTGTCATTGTTTTACTCTTTAAAAAAGCAAAATTGGTTCACTTTGTTTTTTCTTGGGAAGATAAAGCCATGAGTTTAAAAGCCTGTTTGGAATGGCTTATTGTAAGTGTTTTTACGCCAAAATAACTTTTAAGTATTTTTGTAGTGTTTtggtaagataaaaaaaaaaaaattaagcacttatttttaagtcaaaataaATAAAAGTCTTAAATTAGAATTCCTAACTTATGGCTTATGCTTATGAGCCATAAGTTATACgcctatccaaacaggctctaagttatATTCATTGACCGTATGAAAACAATTACATAATCAGGTCAttaattatataattactttaaaAAGAATGGTACACTATATTTGGTACTTaacattttaattttaaaatactcattttgcccttaatgagatgatttaaagctacacaaatatatataatttCATTTTAGGCcaaaaatttcaaaagtcttcatttatttcttaaacttcgtgcccagtcaaacaccaTCACATAAATAGGCACTCAGAGTAATAATCTGATAAAAATAGTAATCTattcgtcccaatttatatgacactttttgctttttagtcagtccaaaagagaatgacacctttctatattttgtaacaattcaactttaaatttaccttttgacccttaatgaaatgattctagccacacaaatttctatggtttgctTTAGACCATGATTTTCAAAAGCCttcctttatttgtaaacttcgtgcctagtcaacACCTTCATATAAAATGGGACGGATGGAGTAATTTATATGTTATTATAaattacggaaaagggcctaaaatgcccCCTAAACAATCGTTTTTGGTACAATAGTACCTTTATCCACCTTTTGGGCCAAAAATGCCCCCGACGTCGATCTTTTGGCGCTAAAACACCCTTATTATTAACGGCCCACTCTGAATTAAAATTAATGAATTTATTTATTACGTGGCGCGATTCTATTGGCTAATTTTGAAATTAttcaaattaattaaaattccaaCTTAAAATTCAGATCCATCTAAGAGTCACACCCGCTCCGCCTAAAAGCCTCATATAACTAAGAAAAAAACTTCGATTCCCATTTTGTTAATTATTCTAAATCTAATTTGGTCTTCAAAATGTTGATCATCTTTTTCGTTGAGCTGTGCTTCAAAATTGATCTAAGCCACCTTAATCCCGCTTCAGAACACTCCAAAATTAAAATACAACTTCACAATGATGCTAAGAACAATAATCTGAATCACCCACTTCAAAATAAGTAATAAATTATGGATCGAAAATTCAAAATATCCATTAGAGGTTCATCCGAGCTTCAATGGTGTTCAACAAATTTTAAAACTAGATTTTTTTTCTTATGAATATTCAGCTGATTTATAATGAGTTCTAAGTTTCAAATACAACACCTATCAGATTTAAGCTCTTGATCGCACATTACTAAAATTAAATTTATCTACTGATTTGGGGGTTCAAGGATTTCAAATTTGTTTGGGGTTCTGTTTAAAGTTGTAAGTTAGCTGAATCTTTGAGTATAACCATCTTTGAGGTCGCTTTGGTTTGACCTAATTTGATTTAGTTTTTGATTGGTGAATAAGATGGAAGAAAAAGTTGAAAGAAACCGTTGAAACTCCATTTTTGAAGCTGAAGAATTTTGGATCCCAATTCAAAATCGGAAAGCTAAAGTTTGTAGGTTATCCATTGTTAAAATTGTTTGGAAAATCATTTGTTGTACTTAGGTTGGATTTACTTACTAATTTGGGAATGTATTTAAAGGAAAATTATAATCACCATTGGAGAGTTAAAAAAGCTTAAAGAACACCCAAATGATCTGTTGTGAATCCATGAGAATTGAGGGTGTTTTCCTTAGTTAAATGGGGCTTTTAGGCTGGGCTGATATGGATTCGGGTTTGGGttgaaattttaattaatcaagaTCTTTATAAAATTAGCCAATAGAATCGTGCCACGTAATAAATGAATTTATTAATTTAAATTTCAGAGGGGCCGTTAAAAATAAGAGTATTTTAGAGCCAAAATGTTGACGGTGGGGACATTTTTGGCCCTAAAAGTAAATGGAGGATATTATTGTATCAAAAACGATAGTTGACGgacattttaggcccttttcgatataaattataaTTCTTTACTAGTATAAAAAATCTGTACATGATGGCGTCCAATATTAACTATCTCGATAATgagaatccgcgacttaagtagcacaaaaaaaaaaagttgaaccaaactagtataaaaaaaaaaaaaagaacataagtagtattcacgcacgaaattcgtgcgtgaaaggaccaaactgcaaaaatgcagcttgaccctttcacgcacaaaattcatgcgttaaaggaccaACTTGCAATAATACCATATACTCCTTTCACGCATGAAATGTAATAGGATAtactcctttcacgcactaatttcatGCGTGAAACCATTTTGCCTTTCACGCATGAATTTAGTCCGTGAATGgagcattatttgaccgttttaaagGATCAACTTGCAATAATACCATAtactcctttcacgcactaatttcatGCGTGAAGCAGCACAGTTTGTTTTTTTGGTcttacctttcaaatcacattttttttccatactttgggcaaagattagtcatgtttcaaaatcccaaaatatcaatattttatataaaacttaatatctttgtttgcgtacaataatgtcggctcattacatcaagtccacctaaacgtttggataaccgttttaggggttctaaggtgccccgaagtaagttttggaacttttctatttatagggttttgatttaagtgttttattatatttgaatgttcaaatataaatatttgatttaataataattcatccaatacgagaggtttatactaatttaaaaataattcattccatctaattacaatactaattcaaagtaatacaataataaattacaataataatacaatTTTCAAGTTCTAGAGACTCTATTACTTCGAGAGgtgcttgtactaccacgacCTTGTTGCCCACaggaacgcttgtcatggccatattgcttacaggtagagcacttgcgagaataagttctttcactaacatccatttgattgggtctacgacttcgtgagttaatgcccaatttcctaatgtaatccttgttagcaaccatcgaaaacggctcgtttggccaataagcttcattaccaagtgggtggaattgaccggaatatgctctaaggtaactgtggaccttgtattcccccgccacataacttgttaccgtttttctcattctctcgaagcacttgacagcatgagaacacggcatgtgatacgtttgccacttaccacaagtgcacgttcttgttgcctcataaacgttATGCACGTGTTTGTCAATATTAacaattgaataaatttgtaaagtagtacataagacgatggtttaagtttaagactaataaaacttaccagcgcctcgtacgctcctgcaagagctacatatcccaggccatctggacgacgcctagaggggttgccaataatgatgcgagtgatccgcatgtaccactccatgtacacatggatgggagtgtcatgtccgaccaccgctaggCTCGCCATCCTCACATCCCAACTCTGGACCTGCTGCTGCATATGGAGTCGCCATGCATCATCGACGCCCGCACGCTCGTCCCTCGCATAGTGGTCATGCTCTCAAACCGTAGCCAcgggtatattctgtacatacccaaactgccgtaacacgcggtcgggcgcgtgatactcaacgatattcatatgtatcaatggacaccgcgacatccacatgtgctgaccagccctacaaaacgccggcagctcatccaaaatatgatcatacggcgtccatataaaagcctgtaaaaagaattgaactagttaacaacaaaagactaaaatagtagttatgtggtctagcgtgtgaatccaaaatatgaacataccgtctgcgccgtcatgcggtctagctgatccctaaacgggagaaggcTGTGGTGCGTCTCTACACGTCGGCGtacgcctcgcgaccatctccgcgcgtatggcatcgggacagtaagatagtcagcgggagggtcagctggtatgggctgaaaaggtctcaacctagtccacacccatatctaatatagtcaattaaaaaaaaaattatcagtcgtcgttttaaataaatatattttgtgtataattacacacacttaaatatattacctgaagaagcgagcaaaatgcagggacctctaccctcgtgcccatagaacatcggcataatcctcgatacatgtagcccagcacagcagcgccccaactataacatcctatctcggcgagatcgtcgatataccgaagatacctcaagctcatatgcgaacccgaagtgttcgggaataggatggccccgaatatgatgagtaggtatagacgcgcacgtcgatcaacatcagcctgaggcgtgtcctctccaatcggatgctgcatgtctgtgaggcgcaagtgagcgtaaagggcCGACAACAAAAGCTGACTCTAGCCAGAAATATGACCATCCATAGCcgcgaaaccggtgagcctaATCAACTCACCCCGGTAAGGCGGCAGCAcaggaggctcctcaatatacaatgggcgtccatcaacttgtagcccataaatgacctccacatcctgaagggtaatggtagcctcaccggtgcggagatgaaatgtgtgcatctccggtcgccacctctcaatcaatgccgtcactagcgacctatcgtgctgtacccgaccaacttcgacgcaccggtagataccgccccgacgtagtatatccaggacacgaggatgtggtgggcgagcagctaagatctcccatgctgagtcccctaaccgggtacggacctgagactcaggctgcaggtcggatgtccatatatgttgcgacctatgctcgggctgaagatacagtaactctcggtcgaagggccccggatcaagagggtggtgatccatctattttacgcattttaaataaatcattaacaagtagtattagtattagttatgtaatcttttatcgaatattttattaaagattgtggtgacccatctgttttacgtattttaaataaatcattaacaagtaatattagttatgtaatcttttatagaaaattatattaagggttttcaatcctaagctacgggttaaGAATCCTAAACTAACGGTTTTCATTCCTAAAGTATAaagataagtcaaataattaacaattagttagcatacaattagtataaataataaataaataaacaaataactaactaatcaaataattaacaagttattatcacatatttaataaataaacaattaagtaactaataaaaaaattaataaattattatcgtatatttaacaaataaacaattaattaactaatgaaacaattaagaaattattaacaaataaacaattggcttaacaaaaacaaaataaataattagccagtctaacaattaataaatacttaagtcgctaatccaacaattaacaaatacttaagtcgctaatccaacaattaacaaatactaaataaacaagcaataaataattaaataattaacaatagataaacaaataaaaaaaaatgaaaaaatgggcagtcccaacagtgcacggactgcccaaaaacgcaaaaaaaaaaaaaaaaaaaaaaaaaaaaaaaagggtaatgcACCACAGTTATACAATGATCATGCTTaggataataatatatttaataatgtaatagaaaattcatagtgaaatacctagattgaagctttttttgagtttttgaaatatGTTATACGCCGCTCTATTCCGAAATCcaaccttagaaacttgttcctacacttcaatataccaagaatattgagttttggattgaaaaataACACGAAATTATCGTTTTAAGAGGGGTGGGACCACTGGAACGGGGTTTAATGGGGGTGGGGAAGGGAGCAGTCGCTGGTGGGGAAGATGGGGTCAATATATGTTGAcccattcacgcacgaatttcgtgcgtgaaaggccgcATCTGcaattttgcagtttggtcctttcacgcacgaatttcgtgcgtgaatactacttatgttcttttttttttttgtactagtttggttcaactttttattttttgtgttacttaagtcgcggattccgaTAATGATTGCATTTTTGTATGTATTCTCTTGACTGCACCAAACCCCAAGACTACGGCATATCTTGTCACCAATAGTAGCTTACCAAACCaacctttttttatttaacaGACCAAGCTGACTTAAACTCTAGTGTATTTGGTATGAAAATAATTACTATCTCTACAGAAagtgttttttttctttcaaaaaaacgAACCTGGCTCCCTTGCTGTAGTCTGTcaacaatatatattttttttaacagaCCAAAGATGTATTGTTGTTTTTCTCCCAAATCCTCTGATATTTTGATGACTATTAGAGTAAtacatttaaatggtcatgttgAGGATTTTGATCATCCTATTAGCGTACAAGAACTCATGGGAAAATCCCAAAAGAACTTTGTCTTCACACATGCCCAACTTTTATCCGCTACCTCAAAGCCTATAAAGCCCGATACCATGTTAGAACAAGGTCATGTTTACTACTTGTTGCCTCGTTCCTTATTTCAGTCAAGTGTTTCTCCTATGGATTTGGTTCCAATAGCTAGAAAGCTAAGTTGCATAGCCAAAAAAGGTGCAACCAAAAATAAGTCAAAGAAGAGGCAGTCTTCAACTAACTTAATGGTTGAAtcagaaaatgaagttgtaacaTCGACCAGAATTGAAGAAAGATCAAATAAATCGCGATCGTGGAAGCCACTTTTATCCACCATTCGAGAATGGTCGTTCAATCGGAGAAGTGAATCGGATTTGCAAAAATCTTTCAATGAGAGAAATGAATAGGAATTGCAAGAGAAGAATTCACAAATCATCAAGAAGCTAGCTTTACCTTTTTTCATTTGAATTTTTAAATCTTTGCTGTTCTGAGATATGTAACTACTTTGCTTTCTGGGAATCTTGTTCTGTTTTGGGGGCTTTCTTTCAATGATTCCATTTATGTAAGATGTTTTTGACAAAAGCTTATTGCAGGATCGTTGAGATATGTGGAGTTTTTGATAATTAACAAACAAAATGAGTTTTTGCGCTTGTGATTATGGACTGTGATCAGGGGCGGACCCATATGTTAATTTTTTGTGCTCAAGCACCATTAATCGTGGCGGATACTCTATGTAGACATATagaaaatattgaagttttggcataaaataataaataacacCTAGGAAGCAATAGAAGATCTTGGTGCTTTGGTTAAAAGGCTATATGCTTTAGGCTAAGCCATGGAGGAGCCGAGTTCAAATCCTATTCAAAGAAATATAGTTTTTGTTGATTTTAAGGTGAGCACCCAAGACCATTGAATTCTAGGTCTGTGATAAATAAGAAGTAAAATTATACTTGGTTGAAATGTGACATAGGTGGAACATATGAAGAACCAGCTGGTAGGCTAAATATTTGACTTGAGGCGAAAGAGTTACTTTTCATCTTGAGTAGGAGTTTGATTTTTACTTGGACTTCAATTAATAACGCTATATGAATAATTTTGGCAAGGATGTGGCTGGGTTTCTTCAAGTAATTAATCAAGAAAAATTAGGGGAGAGATAAAGATGAGGTAGGTGAAATAGTAAGCGGGGTAGATAAAATTTAATCTTACATTGAGCAATAATTTAATCTTACATTGAGCAATAGTCGGATAATCAGTATAAAGTAAATTTTGAAATGCCTTTGAATTAACTGTGTTTGCAATAAACTCTACCGGCTTTTCTGTACTGACATACTATATTAAAATATAactaatatacatataaataaaagTATGATATGCAATTAAGGTGATTGATACATGAAAAATGTACTATGCTATAAAGAATTAAAAAGTGATTATTTACTGAAATAAAATTGCAGTGTTGGGTCGACAGGTAGGGTGAGGTGTGGGTGGTTGGGGGTAAGGTAGGCGAAGGGTGGGGGTAGGGTGG carries:
- the LOC132638524 gene encoding serine/threonine-protein phosphatase 7 long form homolog, which encodes MQHPIGEDTPQADVDRRARLYLLIIFGAILFPNTSGSHMSLRYLRYIDDLAEIGCYSWGAAVLGYMYRGLCRCSMGTRVEVPAFCSLLQIWVWTRLRPFQPIPADPPADYLTVPMPYARRWSRGVRRRVETHHSLLPFRDQLDRMTAQTAFIWTPYDHILDELPAFCRAGQHMWMSRCPLIHMNIVEYHAPDRVLRQFGYVQNIPVATV